The proteins below come from a single Candidozyma auris chromosome 3, complete sequence genomic window:
- the BCK1 gene encoding mitogen-activated protein kinase kinase kinase BCK1, whose protein sequence is MSWASPPQNPNQRSVSYDYPRIKPPHKYTDSHRIVSDDVMARNKFQTSPSSVANFGEALSLQDSGRQSSGSYPTDTPLEPDLEVSRVDRQSKFMETFSRTSSMSSRHVEPDEDQTAGQSPHLHHTSPSESSHLNSFSFNEANESGREFQVSPSRSEFDTGLENADFVSVKTSVVGRSDDEINTIDSSSPPKSLMSGTSNLVGSIIGKYEYSTSGLALNITDSRATADSRLTTMSFKSGSGNSNGSRQHLYSSERDEELRGLRDPVREDLPTQRSSQESSDSRRKEHLRNNSASSTISTASTSSTLTKSNNQQRFIRYAMGAQSSQPSLSSTSRWSMHNVLTWLDYHGFNESWKQTFKRNEISGNRFLELGNYDSSSMIWKQFSKKLGSDDDCNNVDRFITLLRSELSLIDYPSSATSATLAPPEFEVQKRAENRKSSATLSTTSPTAATKPRPFSYVEPSSTKPNPLKEHPQSHSHKFFRLHHRTSSNDSTRANASTGNLQAYGNGSRSSIEDPRNSTGQRMSGIFSSIWKYSGDKAAGIVKQVHPSSGSSGYRHFSGNKRSSYGIANHRKSDSAGKNASFMNRDSVISLQRSQEETISPVSTKSSGLPHIEVAVESSAESDRSLSAEYRIEKVDSRYLPVPKVGLEDESKLILISKDNLSFKPLRIYAKDLNELDSMKKKIIRSLDLINIGIITFHLTDFDCIPGEAMSDEVIIQALRQNSLCKIHVQQVMNSPGTNTISSTSSDARSFDLTGDNNGRMYPATPQYLLQDTRDKGIDYINFKDQEMLNQIKQPKDGKGNSSTFQHPLKLTIPANKRASKGMFPLKNGLSTSRKVEFTESSSHASQQPELQEISTKSKEMSDNKSQRVPSSSSTRTTSSSIYDDKSSLSTKAIRSSVFKEGASRASSSGSEYEKSSNFIAKRKAPPPPTSSNSSKYGRAVGSSPSLSRNSSGRKVSSKSSSIRKFEEASHAYLENEFSFEDAPKFSETPKGKSRNDNGKKEDDSEHDDFFVKPMTTDTNSDDGSDSEEDFFMKPTKQRKDAVQKAEIRAMSVRPPVEEVYNNLEKYFPNTNLDKPIIDASPESPVAQVINPRRAFPTQRKESISRTFSNANNSPINPPTDDDDLLPESGAKHFKRMKTIRTVANEARNKRLASQKASKAEVPEAASEEKSPSLRRTNTKLWGQRVIEVTSAEIEKGFVSRIRSSASTKFEEFAWIKGELIGRGSFGSVYLALNVTTGEMLAVKQVVVDDHWNKTSDGLDALHKEVETMKDLDHLNIVQYLGFEQKKNTYSLFLEYVGGGSISSCLKSFGKFDEGLVKFITRQVLDGLRYLHSNGIIHRDLKADNLLLETDGTCKISDFGISKKSQDIYSNNAEMSMQGTVFWMAPEVIHNIVEDKKQGYSAKVDIWSLGCVVLEMFAGQRPWSNEAVISAIYKIGKTKLAPPIPEDVSEEAKDFLKQCFITDSEMRPTAEELLKHPFMKMDPNFSFQDTRLRQVIKFNTRRV, encoded by the coding sequence ATGTCGTGGGCATCTCCGCCCCAGAATCCGAACCAGCGGTCTGTCAGTTACGATTACCCGAGAATAAAGCCGCCTCACAAATATACGGACTCGCATCGAATTGTATCCGATGATGTCATGGCTAGAAACAAGTTTCAGACATCGCCTTCGTCAGTGGCAAATTTTGGGGAAGCCTTGTCGCTACAGGATAGTGGAAGGCAGAGTTCAGGCAGCTATCCTACAGATACACCACTTGAGCCAGATCTCGAAGTAAGCCGTGTTGACCGTCAGTCAAAATTCATGGAGACCTTCTCAAGAACGAGCAGTATGAGCTCGCGACACGTAGAGCCAGACGAAGATCAAACAGCGGGGCAATCTCCTCATTTACATCACACGTCGCCTTCGGAATCGTCTCATTTGAATCTGTTCAGTTTCAATGAGGCAAATGAGTCGGGAAGAGAGTTTCAGGTGTCACCATCGAGGTCCGAATTCGACACTGGTCTAGAAAATGCTGACTTCGTTAGTGTTAAAACTCTGGTTGTGGGCCGTTCTGACGACGAAATTAATACTATCGACTCGTCCCTGCCGCCCAAATCCTTGATGTCGGGCACATCAAACTTGGTGGGTCTGATAATCGGAAAATACGAATATAGCACGAGCGGCTTGGCCCTAAACATCACAGATTCAAGGGCCACTGCAGACTCCAGGCTCACTACAATGTCTTTCAAGTCTGGTTCTGGCAACTCTAATGGCTCTCGACAACATCTTTACTCCTCTGAAAGGGACGAGGAGCTACGCGGCTTGAGAGATCCAGTAAGAGAGGACCTCCCCACTCAGCGAAGTCTGCAAGAGCTGTCAGATCTGAGAAGAAAGGAGCATCTTCGCAATAACTCTGCATCTTCCACGATATCTACCGCGTCTACATCCTCCACTTTAACGAAATCCAACAACCAGCAGCGCTTTATAAGATATGCTATGGGCGCTCAGtcttcgcagccatcttTGAGTTCAACATCGCGCTGGCTGATGCACAATGTCCTTACTTGGCTTGATTATCATGGATTTAATGAGTCGTGGAAGCAAACCTTCAAGCGGAATGAGATCTCGGGAAACAGGTTTCTTGAATTAGGAAACTAcgactcttcttcaatgatcTGGAAACAATTCAGCAAAAAGCTTGGCAGTGACGACGATTGCAATAATGTGGACCGGTTCATCACCTTGCTACGATCAGAATTGTCCCTAATTGATTATCCTTCGAGTGCTACTAGTGCCACATTAGCTCCACCTGAGTttgaagttcaaaaaaGAGCCGAAAATAGAAAGTCTTCTGCTACGCTTTCTACAACGCTGCCGACAGCTGCAACTAAGCCCAGGCCCTTCTCCTATGTTGAGCCATCCAGTACTAAACCAAATCCTCTCAAGGAGCATCCACAATCTCACTCTCATAAGTTTTTCAGACTCCATCACCGTACATCTTCGAATGACTCAACGAGGGCAAATGCTAGTACTGGAAACTTACAAGCTTACGGCAATGGATCAAGGTCCTCCATTGAGGACCCAAGAAATTCCACTGGTCAGAGAATGAGTGGCATCTTCAGCTCCATCTGGAAATACAGTGGGGATAAAGCAGCTGGCATAGTAAAGCAAGTCCATCCTAGCTCGGGCAGTTCAGGATATAGACACTTTAGtggaaacaaaagaagcagctACGGGATTGCCAATCATCGAAAATCCGATTCTGCTGGGAAGAATGCCTCATTCATGAACAGAGATTCGGTCATTAGTTTACAACGCTCGCAAGAGGAAACCATCTCGCCTGTCTCGACCAAATCGTCTGGTTTACCACATATTGAGGTTGCCGTAGAATCTTCAGCGGAAAGCGATCGGCTGTTGAGTGCGGAATATAGGATTGAAAAGGTGGATTCGAGATATTTACCAGTTCCGAAAGTGGGTTTAGAGGACGAATCCAAGCTCATACTTATTTCCAAGGATAATTTATCGTTCAAACCCTTGCGAATCTATGCTAAAGACTTAAATGAATTGGActcgatgaagaaaaaaatcataAGGTCCTTGGATTTAATCAACATAGGGATAATAACATTTCATCTCACTGACTTTGATTGCATTCCGGGAGAAGCTATGAGCGATGAAGTGATAATTCAGGCATTACGGCAGAACTCACTTTGCAAGATACATGTCCAGCAAGTGATGAACTCTCCTGGAACCAACACAATTTCCAGTACATCGTCCGATGCTCGTTCATTCGACTTAACCGGCGACAATAATGGTAGAATGTATCCTGCCACTCCTCAATACCTTTTGCAAGACACTCGTGATAAAGGTATTGATTATATCAACTTTaaagatcaagaaatgTTAAACCAGATAAAGCAACCAAAAGATGGTAAGGGAAACTCATCAACATTTCAACATCCATTGAAACTCACTATACCTGCAAACAAGAGAGCTTCCAAAGGGATGTTTCCTCTTAAAAATGGTCTTCTGACTTCTCGAAAAGTGGAGTTTACAGAGCTGTCATCTCATGCATCCCAGCAGCcagagcttcaagaaatttctACCAAGTCAAAAGAGATGTCTGATAATAAGCTGCAGCGTGTtccttcaagctcatctACTCGAACAACATCATCCTCCATTTATGATGACAAGAGCTCTTTGTCGACCAAAGCGATTCGATCCAGTGTTTTCAAAGAGGGTGCATCAAGAGCATCTTCACTGGGGCTGGAGTACGAGAAGAGCAGTAATTTCATAGCAAAACGGAAAgctccacctccacctaCCAGCTCCAATTCCTCTAAATATGGAAGAGCTGTCGGACTGCTGCCTAGCCTCTCGAGGAACTCAAGTGGAAGAAAGGTATCATCGAAGCTGTCATCAATTCGCAAATTCGAGGAAGCTCTGCATGCTTATCTTGAGAATGAATTCAgttttgaagatgctcCGAAATTCTCTGAAACACCGAAAGGAAAGTCGAGAAATGATAACGgtaaaaaagaagatgacagTGAACATGATGACTTCTTTGTGAAACCAATGACCACAGATACAAATTCGGATGATGGAAGCGACAGTGAAGAGGACTTTTTCATGAAGCCTACCAAGCAACGAAAGGATGCCGTACAAAAAGCCGAAATAAGGGCCATGAGTGTAAGACCACCTGTTGAAGAGGTTTACAACAATCTTGAGAAGTACTTCCCCAATACCAACCTTGATAAGCCAATTATAGATGCATCACCGGAATCACCAGTCGCTCAAGTCATAAATCCAAGAAGAGCATTTCCAACACAGCGCAAGGAGTCCATTTCTCgaactttttcaaatgctAATAATTCACCTATCAACCCACCAacagatgatgacgatTTGTTGCCTGAGAGTGGAGCCAAACATTTCAAAAGAATGAAAACAATTAGAACTGTCGCGAACGAGGCTCGCAACAAGCGTCTTGCAAGTCAAAAAGCAAGTAAGGCAGAGGTGCCGGAAGCCGCaagtgaagagaagagccCTTCCCTCCGAAGAACAAATACCAAGCTTTGGGGTCAAAGAGTTATTGAGGTGACCTCTGCAGAAATTGAGAAAGGTTTTGTTAGCCGCATCAGATCCAGCGCAAGCACGaagtttgaagaatttgcaTGGATCAAGGGTGAACTAATCGGCAGAGGTTCTTTTGGGTCAGTGTACTTGGCACTTAACGTCACCACGGGTGAAATGCTTGCAGTAAAGCAAGTTGTTGTGGATGATCATTGGAATAAAACATCAGACGGTCTAGATGCTTTGCACAAGGAAGTGGAGACCATGAAAGATCTTGATCATCTTAATATTGTTCAATACTTGGGatttgagcaaaagaaaaacacATATAGTTTGTTCTTGGAGTATGTTGGTGGCGGTTCCATCTCATCGTGCCTTAAGTCTTTTGGTAAGTTTGATGAAGGGCTAGTGAAGTTTATCACGAGGCAAGTTCTTGACGGCCTTAGGTACTTACATTCCAATGGTATTATTCACAGAGACTTGAAAGCGGATAATTTGTTGCTAGAGACTGATGGTACCTGTAAGATCTCGGATTTTGGTATCTCGAAAAAGTCACAAGACATTTACAGCAATAACGCAGAGATGTCGATGCAAGGTACAGTTTTTTGGATGGCACCTGAGGTGATTCACAACATTgttgaagacaaaaagcAGGGCTACAGTGCCAAGGTTGATATTTGGTCACTTGGGTGTGTGGTGTTGGAGATGTTTGCAGGGCAGAGACCATGGTCCAATGAGGCAGTCATCAGCGCCATTTATAAAATTGGAAAAACCAAACTTGCGCCGCCAATACCTGAGGATGTTAGTGAAGAGGCGAAGGACTTCTTAAAGCAGTGTTTTATTACAGACTCTGAGATGAGACCCACAGCAGAAGAGCTCCTCAAACACCCGTTTATGAAAATGGATCCGAATTTCTCATTCCAGGATACCAGGCTTCGCCAAGTGATCAAGTTCAATACCAGACGGGTTTAG
- a CDS encoding mitochondrial 54S ribosomal protein bL21m: MLRSLISCRSLSSSSLLRSAAPAVSSAAKSLPDLTYLKFDSNASKDLYAVCKIHNIPYMVTKGDKLILPYRIKNHEVGDVLKLNNVVTLGSRNFTYNDFNGIPEEAYELTATLAEITREPRYEVVRKKQRCRRKKTTVVEPFQTHLIINELKLK; this comes from the coding sequence ATGCTTCGGTCTCTTATTTCTTGCAGACTGCTTTCGCTGTCGTCGTTACTTCGAAGCGCTGCTCCCGCAGTATCTAGTGCCGCCAAGTCATTACCGGACTTAACTTACCTCAAATTCGATTCGAACGCTTCGAAAGACCTTTATGCCGTTTGCAAAATTCACAATATTCCATACATGGTCACTAAGGGcgacaagttgatcttgCCATACAGAATAAAAAACCACGAGGTTGGTGATGTGTTAAAGTTGAACAACGTCGTCACTCTTGGTTCCAGAAACTTCACCTACAACGACTTCAACGGTATTCCCGAGGAGGCCTACGAATTGACGGCCACCTTAGCAGAAATCACCAGAGAGCCTAGATATGAGGTCGtcagaaagaagcaaagatgcagaaggaagaagactACTGTTGTGGAGCCTTTTCAGACACATTTGATCATCAACGAGTTAAAGTTGAAATAG
- the DUG3 gene encoding glutamine amidotransferase subunit DUG3, whose translation MCRFMIYKGKEPMMLSDLLTKPAHSIINQSFDSRLRLDMRNPINGDGFGVGYYRKNDQPCIFKAITPAWNNVNLNSLSNCTESSLVFGHVRASTQGVLSETNCHPFSYGRIMFMHNGGISCFDKIKRRLMNHIEDKFFTFIQGSTDSECCCALLLDTLQKMGYDAEDPKTEFGHKVLRQATLRTIELIKNWQCEVTSEPSLLNFAVTDGESVVVTRYITSKTDEAASLHFSTGSRFLEYESGLYRMERLNRSQDVVFVASEPLTFERGDWICVPTNTMISITKNNTVLMHPIEDEFWIDSSVERSSGLAMSKGLMGGIPTKPNTEPSAEDGVDSTVAHLPPLEREGRKTSEVAL comes from the coding sequence TCATTTGACTCCAGGCTCAGATTGGATATGAGGAACCCGATCAATGGAGACGGCTTCGGTGTGGGATACTACAGGAAAAATGACCAGCCTTGTATATTCAAAGCCATCACGCCAGCTTGGAACAATGTTAATTTGAATTCCCTATCAAACTGTACAGAGTCTCTGCTCGTCTTTGGACATGTTAGAGCGTCCACTCAAGGAGTTCTTTCTGAGACAAATTGCCATCCGTTTCTGTATGGAAGGATCATGTTCATGCACAATGGCGGCATCTCTTGTTTCGATAAGATCAAAAGAAGGCTCATGAATCATATTGAGGACAAGTTCTTTACGTTTATCCAAGGGTCCACCGACAGTGAATGCTGCTGTGCATTGCTTCTAGATACTTTGCAAAAGATGGGTTACGATGCAGAAGATCCGAAGACAGAATTCGGTCACAAGGTTTTAAGACAAGCTACACTACGAACAATCGAGTTAATAAAAAATTGGCAATGTGAGGTGACTTCAGAACCatccttgttgaatttcGCTGTCACCGATGGAGAGTCTGTAGTTGTCACTCGTTACATTACATCGAAAACAGATGAGGCAGCTTCGTTACATTTCAGTACCGGCTCGAGATTTTTGGAGTACGAGTCAGGCTTGTACAGAATGGAAAGACTCAACAGATCTCAGGATGTGGTTTTCGTTGCTAGCGAACCGCTCACATTCGAACGTGGGGACTGGATTTGCGTACCTACAAATACTATGATATCAATTACGAAGAATAACACTGTTCTCATGCATCCTATCGAAGACGAGTTTTGGATTGACAGCCTGGTGGAGAGATCGTCTGGTTTGGCCATGAGCAAGGGTCTTATGGGCGGCATACCGACTAAACCAAACACAGAGCCAAGTGCTGAAGATGGAGTGGATAGTACAGTGGCACACTTACCGCCACTAGAACGTGAAGGCAGAAAGACAAGCGAAGTAGCATTATAG